AAGGGAAATGGTTCATTTTGTTCAGCCATCCGGCTGATTTTACACCAGTTTGCACAACTGAGTTTGTAGCGTTTCAAAAACAGTATGATCAATTTAAAGAGTTAAACTGTGAGCTAATCGGCCTATCCATTGACCAGGTCTTTTCTCATATCAAATGGGTGGACTGGATTAAAGAAAACCTGGACGTTGAGATAAAGTTTCCTATCATTGCTGATGACATGGGGCAGGTAGCCAAAACTTTAGGCATGATTCATGAGGGAAAAGGGACCAATACCGTACGCGCAGTATTCGTTGTCGACCCGGAGGGCATCCTGCGTCTTATGCTCTATTACCCGCAAGAATTAGGTCGAAACATAGAAGAAATTTTGCGCATAGTTAAAGGCCTGCAAACTTCGGACAAAAACGGTGTAGCCATACCAGCCAATTGGCCCAACAATGAACTTATAAATGACCATGTAATTATACCTCCTGCATCTGATGAAAAAACCGCCAAGGAACGTAGAGGACAAGAGAATTGTTATGATTGGTGGTTCTGCCACAAAAAGATTTGATCCCCCCTTCTTACATAAAAAAGGCGGGCTTAAATGCCCGCCTTTTTTATTATACGGCTTCTATGTATTCAAATCCTTCTTAGCTTTCCATCCTCAAATCTTCCAAGTTCACTCTTAATACGCCTCTTCGTACTCCAAGTCTTTAGCTGTCAGCGTGTGGCTAAAGGTCTTATAAACCCAAAACTGATATGCAATAACAATGGGCACAAAGGTCAAAGCCACTCCAAGCATAATTTTTAAGGTGAGCGGACTTGATGAGGAATTTGTAATGGTCATACTGTAGGCCGGATTCAAACTGGATGGCAGAAGAGCCGGGTAAATTCCTATCACCCCAAAAAGGGTTGTCCCGGCAATAGTGACAGCTGAGGCAACCCATGCCTTTAGCCAACTATGAGCAGCCATATAAATACGGGACATAAAAATGCCGGCCAAAGGCAGGGCCAAAACAATAAACAAAACCGGATAGACAAGATAGTTGGCATAAAGCTTGGTAGTTACAGCACTGAATATCAGAAATAAAACTGCAACCACAACTTTAATCGGCCACACCTTAACCGCCACTAAACCACTTCTAAGCTGCAAATCTCCTTCAGTCCTGAAAGCCAGCCACAGGGCGCCATGCTCAAGAAACAGAAGAACAAAAAGAACTCCGCCAAGCAAACCATATGGGTTAAGCAAGGTAAAAATATTACCCTGAAAAACACCATTCTCATCTATGGGAATTCCTTTAAAAATATTGGCAAACGCGACACCAAGCAGAAGAGCTGGCAGGAAACTGCCCACGAACATGCAACCATCCCACAATGCTTTCCAGGCCGGGCTTTCCACCTTGCTTCGAAATTCAAAACTGACCCCGCGAATAATTAAGGCAACAAGCAAAAGCATCAACGCGGTATAGAGGCCTGAAAACATAACCGCATAAGTTTTGGGAAAGGCTGCAAATGTGACACCGCCTGCTGTTATCAACCAGACTTCATTGCCATCCCAGAACGGCCCCATGGCATTATAAATAATTCTTTTTTCCTGTTCATTTCTAGCCAAAAAAGGCAATAGCGTTCCTAAACCAAGGTCAAATCCATCCAGAACAAAATATATTGCCCAGAGAACTCCCCAGAGCAAAAACCAGATTGTCTCTAACATCTTTCCCTCCTGGTAGTTATCGCAAATTTAAGCTTCCGGTCCCTTGCGAGCAAATTTTGCCAGAAGATATATATCCACCGCGCCTAAAAAGGTATATAAAATGGTCAAAAGAGCAAAGGAAAACCAGACTTGTCCACTGCTCACCGGAGAAACAGCATCAGAGGTTTTCATCAAACCATAGACAATCCAGGGCTGTCTGCCAACTTCGGCCACAATCCAGCCAGCTTCATTGGCAATATAAGGTAGCGGAATGGCCCAAATCAAAGCTTTCAACAGCCCTTTGCTTTGCAGAGGATTGGCTTTATTTTTCCAGGCCAGAAAAGAAAGCAAAAGAAATAAAAATGCCAGGCCAACCATGATTCTAAAGGAATAAAAAGTAAGCGCGACCGGTGGCCTTTCCTCTTTGGGAAAATCTTTCAATCCTTTTACTGTTGCAGAAGGGTTATGATAAGCTAGAAAACTAAGCAGGCCAGGAATAGGAATAGCTTCCAGTGAATTCTTCTCATTATCCTCATCCGGAACAACTAAAAGATGCATAGGCACATTGCTGCCAGTCTCCCATAAAGACTCCATAGCTGCCAATTTTGTAGGCTGTGTCTCAGCAATCTCTGAGCCGTGAAAATGGCCTTCCACAACTTCCACCAAAGAGAAGATCAAAGCAAAAGTAGCTGCAATGCGAAAAGATTTTTTAAAAAAGTCCACCTTATTGCTACGCAACAGATGGTAGCTGGAGACTCCCAATACAAAAAATCCGGCCAAAATGTATGCTCCGGTTATTGTATGCAAAATTTCCAGCCAGGCAAACTTGTGGAACACTACATCCCAAAAGTTAGCCAGCTCTGCCCGGCCATTTCGCATGACATAGCCAACCGGATGCTGCATAAAGGCGTTGGCAATTAGAATCCATATGGCAGAAAGATTGGATGCCACGGCCACCAGCCAGATACTTAAAAGATGCATCTTAGGTGAAAGCTTATCCCATCCAAAAACCCACACAGCAATAAAAGTTGACTCCAGAAAAAAGGCTGCCGTTGCTTCAATGGCCAGCAAAGAACCAAAAATATCACCCACATACTCAGAATATTTGGACCAGTTAGTGCCGAACTGAAATTCAAGAGTTATCCCGGTTACCACACCCAAAGCAAAATTAATCAAAAACAGCTTGCCCCAGAATTTGGCCATACGTTTGTAAGTCTCATCGCCAGTTTTAACATAAATGGTTTCCATGATTGCTACTAACATGGAAAGCCCCAGTGTTAGGGGTACAAAAATGAAGTGAAACATGGTTGCCATGGCAAATTGTAGCCTGGACAAAAAAACCACGTCCATTATTGCCTCCTTATTTTTTAATCTGACTTCGGTTCAAGACTTTCTTTCACAATTTGGCTAACCAACTCTCTTATTCTGACTTTAATAAATTTCTGCTCCCAGTAAATTTCCACTTGGCGCTCATCCTGAAGTAACCTTTGCACATGTTGTTTGATTTCAAAAATCCCCAGAATCTGAATATAAAGTAAAATATAGATCAAAATATAGGCGTCATCCTCACAACCCAGAGCGCTCACTATTTTGGAGCGGGCCTTTTTGGCCAGCTCAGGCCTTGACTGAGCCAGCCGAGCAATACCCCAAAAAGCCCCCCTCCTTAGGGGAAGATACTCCAAAAAATTATCTTTCCCCAGCTCATCCTCCTGCAGGTAGGAAATTAAAATAGGATGGAATTCCAGGGCAAGCTTATGGTTCCGGGCCATAATTTCGCCCATAGCCTCAGGTGCTCCCCAGCCAATTCCACCAGACTCATCATTAAGCGTCCACATGAATCTGCGCATAATTATCCGAGCATCTTCCAAATTCTCCTCAGCCATTTTATCCACAACAAAACCAAAAGCAGTTACCCCATGCCACTTTACCTTTGGATCAGGACTGAGCAAAGCCGAAAATAGCGGATTAACTACCCGACGCAGAGGATAATTTGAAAGCTCAGAAAGATGGGCACCAATATTATCCTGGCTAAGGATAGCCAATATTTCTTCTTTAAGCGCCCTGTTACTTTTTTTTATTTGCGTCACTTGTCTTTTCCTCACGTATATATCACTATTATCCTTCCAAGTACCCTCACCAACTCGCACTAGCCAGCCAATTTCTCTTGAATCTTTTGGGCAATCACTCTTCCCATTTCCTTGCACTTAGCCAGGTGTTCATGCGTAGGTACATTTTTGACCCTAAACTCCTCTACAGGCAGTTCAAACTTGGCCTCTTTCAAAACTTGTGCAATCTGTTTGGCTGCCTCTCCACTCCAACCAAAAGAGCCAAAAGCGGCACCTATCCGCCCTGCTGGCCGTAATCCTTTCATATAGTTTAGAAAACCAGCCATAAGCGGAAGCATACCATTGTTGTGAGTAGGCGATCCACAAATAACCGCAGCAGCATCAGCCACTTCCCCCATCACATCGCTATGGTGATAAGACTTAAGGGACATGAGCTTAACCGAAGTACCCTCTTCCACAAGCCCATCAGCTATGGCCTTGGCCATCTTTTCCGTGCTCTTCCACATGGTATCGTAGACAACAACTGCTTTATTAAAAAGTTTCTGGGCACTAAATTCTTCATATGCAGCCAAAATCTTATCCACGTGCGAGCGCCAGATAAAACCATGGTCCGGAGCAATCATGTCAATTTCCAGTCCGGCATCCCTGATCCTGGCCAGGACCTTTTGCACCAGTTGTGAATAGGGAAGAATAATATTCGCATAATAATGTTTAGCTTCCTTTAGAAGCTCGTTTAAGTCTATTTCATCATCAAACCTCTCAGAGGCAGCGATGTTTTGACCAAAGGCATCGTTGGAAATAAGCAATTTTTCCTCCGGAATATACGACAGCATACTATCCGGCCAATGGAGCATCCTGGTTTCCATAAACTGGACTTGTCTCTGTCCTAAAGAAATGAAATCGCCAGTTCCTACCACTTCATAAGTCCAGTCTTGTTCGTGATAGTGATCTAAAAGAGCCTTTTTCCCCATTGTGGAACAAAATATTTTCTCAGGACAAGCCTTCTCTACAATAAAAGGCAAAGCTCCAGAATGGTCCGGTTCAACATGGTTGACCACAATATAATCAATATCAGATATTTTAACTAGATTTTGAATTTGATGGTAAAGATCTAATTTAAAAGTTTCTGGAACAGTATCAAAAAGCGTAATTTTATCATCCAGCACAAGATAGGCATTATACGTTGTTCCTTTCCTGGCCAAAGAGTACCCATGGAAGTTTCGTAAGTTCCAGTCAACAACACCCACCCAATAAATATTCTTTTTAACTTCCACTACAGCCATACATAACTCCTTTATATGTCTTTTTACTTAACAATTTAAAAACCCTCTCAGAGTAGCTGAGAGGGTTTTTAAATTATGCCTCCTGATTAAAATTCTCCTTTGTTGCTCCGCAAACAGGACAAACCCAGTCATCTGGCAAGTCTTCAAACTTGGTTCCAGCAGCTACCCCACTTTCCTGATCGCCTACTGCTGGGTCGTAAACATAGCCACAAATTGTGCATACCCAACGCTCCATGTTTAACTCCTTTACTTATATTCATTTTTTTAACTAAATCCGGCCTACCCGGACAGAGGCTGAAAACTCTTTTTACTTGCTCCACAAACAGGGCAATGCCAGTCATCGGGCAACTCTTCAAACCTGGTTCCCTTAGGAATCTTACCCTTGCGATCCCCTTTATTCGGATCATAGATATAACCACAATTTACAACCTGGCATTGCCACATAGCTTCTGGATTGGTCATAGCCCCTCCTTAAGCATCTGCCTTCCACAGACCATGCAAATTACAATAGGCCCTGGCAGTAATAGTACTGGCGTCAATACAAAACTCAGCTTCTGGAGAATCACCAGCTTTTAAAAACTTCCTGTAAGCCTTGCCATCAGCAACAAGCTCAATCCACTCTATATAATGTTTTTCTTCCATTGGGTGGGCTACGCTGCCAACCTTGATCTTATATCCATTTTCACTTTTTTCAATTACAGGAACATGCTTTTCATAAGCTGCATCAACACTATTTTCTTTAAATAGCTTCATTGGCTGACCACAGCAAACCAACTCTCCCACACCACCATGCAATACTTCCACAATATTACCACATACGTCACACTTGTAGATTTCTAAGACTTTGGCCATAATATACCCCTTCTTTTAGGTTAAAATTTTAAATATAACTAACGAAAACTACCAGTTCTCAGCAAGTAATTCAAAATAGCTCTGGGCATGATCGCAAGCAGGACAAGTTTCTGGAGCCTCATTTCCTCTATGTAAGTATCCGCAATTCAGACAACGCCAAACCACTTCTTCTTCCCGCTTAAAAACTCGCCCTTTCTCAATATTGTCCGCAAGATCTGTATACCTTTTTTCATGCTGCCTTTCCGCTACCGCAATGGCTCGAAAAACGTTAGCAATTTCCTGGAATCCTTCTTCTTCAGCTATTTTGGCAAACCCAGGATACATCTTTTCCTGCTCATAATTTTCACCAGCAGCCGCTGCCTTTAGATTTTCCAAAGTAGACCCAATTACTCCAGCGGGAAAAGAAGCCTGAACCTCAACCTCTCCACCCTCTAAAAACTTGAATAGCCTCTTTGCATGTTCTTTTTCCTGCTCAGCCGTCTCTTCAAATATCCTGGAAATCTGAACATACCCTTCTTTTTTAGCCTGTTTGGCAAAGTATGTGTATCGATTTCTGGCCTGAGACTCACCAGCAAAAGCCGTTAAAAGATTTTGTTCGGTTTTAGTGCCCTTAACTGATTTCATCATGTTTACTCCCAAAGTCTGCAAATAAAGGTTAGTTATTTTCCTTGAAGATAGTTAGCCGTCCTATTATCCATCTTATCGTTTGACCGGCTTGAAGCGTAGGTCCCACCAAGGCTTAATTTTTCACAGGGGCATAATAACACCGCGCTTAGACGAATGCACGAGACCCACCACCCTTAACTTTTTATCACCTTTATACCTCCCTGCTATTAACCCCTAACGACTTTGCCACATCTCCCCCCGGCCGCACAAGTTTTTGCCCATCCTTCATGAGCCTTAAAACTTTTCTTTCAACATCCACCATGCTTAGACTTAAGCCTCATTTTATTAATAATAATTATTACTACTATTAGTCTCGTCTGTCAACTATTTATAAAATTTTCTTAACCTGCCGATATGTCATAAAACTTAAAAAATAGAGTCCCGCCATCAAAAAATTTCACTTACCCTCATTTGCTCTTTGTAGACTAATCTGGCCCTCCATAAAACTTATTTCCCCACACTAATATACTATCTTGCAAATAAAATAGACTTTCAAAAATATACTAACTTAAAATAACTTTCATTACAAGTACAAAAAATATATACGCAATTCATTTATCTGTTCTCATGTGCGAGGAACCGATCTTGCCACTAAAAAAACTTTACGAACTTTAAAAACCGTAACAGATTTGTAACAATTTTAACTGTCATTTAAGTCCATTTTAAGTTATAGAGAAATTAAGCGTTAACAATTAGCTATTCTCTACTAAGGACAACCACCTGATATTTAAGGAGAAAACTTATGCCCAAACAAAAAAAGCAAAACCGTTCGCTTGTACTAGGCCTATGCATAGGGTCATGTCTGGCTATTGTCCTGGCATTGGTAGGCGCTGCCCAAATTCACTCGACCAACAAAGTAAAATTTTGCGCGTCCTGCCATGAGATGCAGACTTTTTACAAAACCTGGGTAGAGGCTGGGCATGGACTGGCCCAAAAAGGCGCAATGAAGGCCAAATGCGTTGATTGTCACCTCCCTGAAGAAGGGCTTTTGACTTATCTGGGAACTAAGGCCAAAGCTGGTGCAAACGACTATATAGCCCATATAATTAGGAAAAAAGTCGACTGGGTAGCCAAAAGAGAGGAACGCGAAAAATATACTTATGAAACAGGCTGTAAAAAATGTCATAAAGAGCTTGTTGCCCCTGGTATCCCCATCAAGGCATTTTTAGCCCACAGGACATACGAGCTTGGGGAAACAGATAAAACCTGCATTTCCTGTCATCACAATGTAGGCCACGGAGATTTGCTCTTGGCCCTTAACAATCAACAATAAATTTTAAGGAGGAAGAGTATGCATTTGCTAAAGAGAATGTTTCTACTGCTCTGGCTCATTATCCTGAGCCTGATGCTGGGCAGTACTTTTGCCCTGGCCCAGGAAAAAGGTTATCCTAATTTGTTAAAAACCAAAGAATTAGTCATCACCAGGGGATATTCCAAAGACGCACTGAAATGTATTGAGTGCCACGCCAAAAAAACCCCTGGTATCGTGGAAAGTTGGCGAGAGTCCCGCATGGCTCATGCAGGCGTATCTTGTTATGACTGCCATGCAGTACCCAAAAGCTCACCAATGGCCAGTCAGTGTGAGGGCGTAAAAGGCACGAAAATTTTTACCTCTCCTATGGTCTCACCTAAGACCTGCTCCAAGTGTCACCCCAAAGAGGTAGAACAATTCAGCAAAAGTGGCCATGCAAAACTTGCCAGCGCCCCGGTAGTGGAAAAGGCCAAGTTTAAAAAATTAATGTATGATTTAGAAGGCGGAAAGTTTGCTGGCGTTCCGGAAAACAGTAAACTGCGCCTGGCTGCCAGGCAGAGCGGCTGCCAGATGTGTCATGGTACCGAAGTCAAGCTTAATGCCGACAAAAAACCAACAGACGATAGCTGGCCAGCAGGCATAGGGACCAGATATCCAGATGGCGGAATAGGCAATTGTGTAGTCTGTCATAACAGGCATAGCTTTAAAATTTCAGAGGCCCGTAAGCCAGAGGCCTGCGCCAAATGTCATATTGGCCCTGACCATCCAAACATTGAGATTTATTACGAAAGCAATCATGGACAACTTTTCTTAACAGAAGGTGAAGAGTGGAGATGGGATAGTGCGCCTGATACTTGGGAACCTGGTGACTACAAGGCTCCAACCTGTGCCGTCTGCCACATGAGCGGCATTGGCGAACTGGCCACTACCCATAATGTTAATGAGCGGTTGAAATGGGATCTGGTACATCCCAAGAGCGTAGTCAGAAGCGGCGAGCGCGGGGATGGTGAAAAGGGACGTCAACTCATGCGTAAAGTTTGTAGCAATTGTCACAGCTCGGTGCACTCAAACAGTCACTTTGCCAAACTTGATCGGGCAGTTGATCTGTATAATTTCTACTACGATGGCGCATCCAAAATGCTGGCAGAGTTGAAAGCCAAAAATCTCCTTAAAGAAGACAAATGGAAAGACGCCTTTCAAGAACTTAATTACTATCTCTGGCACCATACCGGACGCCGGGCACGTCACGGTGCTGCCATGGCCGGTCCAGATTATGCTCACTGGCACGGATTCTTCCAAATCTTCCAGATATATAAAGATATGCAGGACATTTTTGACTACAGGATAAAGAACAACAAGATTGAAGAGTTAAGTCCTGTCATGTCCACTGGTCCATATTAAAAACAACAACCATAAAAAAACAAAAAAGGCAGGCTCTGAATGGCCTGCCTTTTTTGTTGGAAATAACGGTTTCAAAAATTTGCCCTTAACCAAAATACCTCTTTAAAAGGCCCTCAAATGCCTGTCCATGTCGAGCCTCGTCTTTGCACATCTCGTGAACAGTATCATGGATGGCATCGTAACCAAATTCCTTGGCCTTCGTGGCAAGTTCTTTCTTGCCCTTACAAGCTCCGTTTTCAGCCTCGACTCTGGCTTTCAGGTTGGCCTTTGTATCAGGAACAAGAACTTCCCCCAACAATTCTGCAAACTTGGCAGCATGTTCTGCCTCTTCAAAGGCTATTCTCTTGTAAGCCTCTGCCACTTCGGGATATCCCTCTCTATCTGCCTGACGGCTCATAGCAAGATACATCCCGACTTCTGTGCACTCACCCACGAAGTTGGCTCTCAAACCTTCCAAAACTTCCTCATCAACGCCCTTGGCAACACCAATCCTATGCTCATCTGCCCAGGACAGATCACCAGCCTGCTGCTCCTCAAATTTTTCTTTTGGAGCACCGCATTGGGGACACTTCTCAGGCGGAACATCACCCTCATGGACATAACCACAAACAGTACAAACCCATCTTTTCATATCTTAACCTCCTTTTTTAGATTTCGTTTAATGTTTGAAAATAATAATCATTATTAATAAGGCTGTCAATAAAAAACTTTTACTTCAAGCTCTCCAATTAAGTCCCAAGAGAGTTGGTTGAATAAATTAAGTAAGTTAAGTAAAAATAGCTACGGTAGCTATTTCCTATTCATAGGAATCTAAAATTAGCAGGGATTATTTTTTTCAAGTTCCAGCAAGATAGACTCCATGACTTTATTGATCCGGATAAATCTTGAAG
This region of Desulfovulcanus ferrireducens genomic DNA includes:
- the rd gene encoding rubredoxin, whose protein sequence is MERWVCTICGYVYDPAVGDQESGVAAGTKFEDLPDDWVCPVCGATKENFNQEA
- a CDS encoding FprA family A-type flavoprotein, which codes for MAVVEVKKNIYWVGVVDWNLRNFHGYSLARKGTTYNAYLVLDDKITLFDTVPETFKLDLYHQIQNLVKISDIDYIVVNHVEPDHSGALPFIVEKACPEKIFCSTMGKKALLDHYHEQDWTYEVVGTGDFISLGQRQVQFMETRMLHWPDSMLSYIPEEKLLISNDAFGQNIAASERFDDEIDLNELLKEAKHYYANIILPYSQLVQKVLARIRDAGLEIDMIAPDHGFIWRSHVDKILAAYEEFSAQKLFNKAVVVYDTMWKSTEKMAKAIADGLVEEGTSVKLMSLKSYHHSDVMGEVADAAAVICGSPTHNNGMLPLMAGFLNYMKGLRPAGRIGAAFGSFGWSGEAAKQIAQVLKEAKFELPVEEFRVKNVPTHEHLAKCKEMGRVIAQKIQEKLAG
- a CDS encoding peroxiredoxin, which encodes MSCKTPLLGKKMPELVVKTTHGQLKLPEDYKGKWFILFSHPADFTPVCTTEFVAFQKQYDQFKELNCELIGLSIDQVFSHIKWVDWIKENLDVEIKFPIIADDMGQVAKTLGMIHEGKGTNTVRAVFVVDPEGILRLMLYYPQELGRNIEEILRIVKGLQTSDKNGVAIPANWPNNELINDHVIIPPASDEKTAKERRGQENCYDWWFCHKKI
- a CDS encoding cytochrome ubiquinol oxidase subunit I — its product is MDVVFLSRLQFAMATMFHFIFVPLTLGLSMLVAIMETIYVKTGDETYKRMAKFWGKLFLINFALGVVTGITLEFQFGTNWSKYSEYVGDIFGSLLAIEATAAFFLESTFIAVWVFGWDKLSPKMHLLSIWLVAVASNLSAIWILIANAFMQHPVGYVMRNGRAELANFWDVVFHKFAWLEILHTITGAYILAGFFVLGVSSYHLLRSNKVDFFKKSFRIAATFALIFSLVEVVEGHFHGSEIAETQPTKLAAMESLWETGSNVPMHLLVVPDEDNEKNSLEAIPIPGLLSFLAYHNPSATVKGLKDFPKEERPPVALTFYSFRIMVGLAFLFLLLSFLAWKNKANPLQSKGLLKALIWAIPLPYIANEAGWIVAEVGRQPWIVYGLMKTSDAVSPVSSGQVWFSFALLTILYTFLGAVDIYLLAKFARKGPEA
- a CDS encoding desulfoferrodoxin; protein product: MAKVLEIYKCDVCGNIVEVLHGGVGELVCCGQPMKLFKENSVDAAYEKHVPVIEKSENGYKIKVGSVAHPMEEKHYIEWIELVADGKAYRKFLKAGDSPEAEFCIDASTITARAYCNLHGLWKADA
- a CDS encoding DVU0298 family protein; the protein is MTQIKKSNRALKEEILAILSQDNIGAHLSELSNYPLRRVVNPLFSALLSPDPKVKWHGVTAFGFVVDKMAEENLEDARIIMRRFMWTLNDESGGIGWGAPEAMGEIMARNHKLALEFHPILISYLQEDELGKDNFLEYLPLRRGAFWGIARLAQSRPELAKKARSKIVSALGCEDDAYILIYILLYIQILGIFEIKQHVQRLLQDERQVEIYWEQKFIKVRIRELVSQIVKESLEPKSD
- a CDS encoding cytochrome c3 family protein — its product is MPKQKKQNRSLVLGLCIGSCLAIVLALVGAAQIHSTNKVKFCASCHEMQTFYKTWVEAGHGLAQKGAMKAKCVDCHLPEEGLLTYLGTKAKAGANDYIAHIIRKKVDWVAKREEREKYTYETGCKKCHKELVAPGIPIKAFLAHRTYELGETDKTCISCHHNVGHGDLLLALNNQQ
- a CDS encoding rubredoxin: MTNPEAMWQCQVVNCGYIYDPNKGDRKGKIPKGTRFEELPDDWHCPVCGASKKSFQPLSG
- the cydB gene encoding cytochrome d ubiquinol oxidase subunit II codes for the protein MLETIWFLLWGVLWAIYFVLDGFDLGLGTLLPFLARNEQEKRIIYNAMGPFWDGNEVWLITAGGVTFAAFPKTYAVMFSGLYTALMLLLVALIIRGVSFEFRSKVESPAWKALWDGCMFVGSFLPALLLGVAFANIFKGIPIDENGVFQGNIFTLLNPYGLLGGVLFVLLFLEHGALWLAFRTEGDLQLRSGLVAVKVWPIKVVVAVLFLIFSAVTTKLYANYLVYPVLFIVLALPLAGIFMSRIYMAAHSWLKAWVASAVTIAGTTLFGVIGIYPALLPSSLNPAYSMTITNSSSSPLTLKIMLGVALTFVPIVIAYQFWVYKTFSHTLTAKDLEYEEAY
- the rbr gene encoding rubrerythrin, with the protein product MKSVKGTKTEQNLLTAFAGESQARNRYTYFAKQAKKEGYVQISRIFEETAEQEKEHAKRLFKFLEGGEVEVQASFPAGVIGSTLENLKAAAAGENYEQEKMYPGFAKIAEEEGFQEIANVFRAIAVAERQHEKRYTDLADNIEKGRVFKREEEVVWRCLNCGYLHRGNEAPETCPACDHAQSYFELLAENW
- a CDS encoding multiheme c-type cytochrome, encoding MHLLKRMFLLLWLIILSLMLGSTFALAQEKGYPNLLKTKELVITRGYSKDALKCIECHAKKTPGIVESWRESRMAHAGVSCYDCHAVPKSSPMASQCEGVKGTKIFTSPMVSPKTCSKCHPKEVEQFSKSGHAKLASAPVVEKAKFKKLMYDLEGGKFAGVPENSKLRLAARQSGCQMCHGTEVKLNADKKPTDDSWPAGIGTRYPDGGIGNCVVCHNRHSFKISEARKPEACAKCHIGPDHPNIEIYYESNHGQLFLTEGEEWRWDSAPDTWEPGDYKAPTCAVCHMSGIGELATTHNVNERLKWDLVHPKSVVRSGERGDGEKGRQLMRKVCSNCHSSVHSNSHFAKLDRAVDLYNFYYDGASKMLAELKAKNLLKEDKWKDAFQELNYYLWHHTGRRARHGAAMAGPDYAHWHGFFQIFQIYKDMQDIFDYRIKNNKIEELSPVMSTGPY
- a CDS encoding NADH peroxidase; translated protein: MKRWVCTVCGYVHEGDVPPEKCPQCGAPKEKFEEQQAGDLSWADEHRIGVAKGVDEEVLEGLRANFVGECTEVGMYLAMSRQADREGYPEVAEAYKRIAFEEAEHAAKFAELLGEVLVPDTKANLKARVEAENGACKGKKELATKAKEFGYDAIHDTVHEMCKDEARHGQAFEGLLKRYFG